In Chryseobacterium oranimense, a single window of DNA contains:
- a CDS encoding ParA family protein, with protein MAKIIGIANQKGGVGKTTTAVNLAAALGVLEKRILIIDADPQANATSGLGVEDVQYSTYNLLEHSADTRTCIKRTASPNLDIIPSHIDLVAAEIELVDKENREYMLKKALAEVRNDYDYIIIDCAPSLGLITVNALTAADSVIIPIQCEYFALEGLGKLLNTIKNVQKIHNKDLGIEGLLLTMYDSRLRLSNQVVEEVNSHFPDMVFETIISRNVRLSEAPSFGESILNYDAESKGAIQYIQLAEEVLLKNENLVKN; from the coding sequence ATGGCAAAAATCATAGGTATCGCTAATCAAAAAGGAGGAGTAGGAAAAACTACCACGGCTGTAAACCTTGCAGCTGCATTGGGGGTATTGGAAAAAAGAATATTGATCATTGATGCTGATCCTCAGGCAAATGCAACCTCAGGTTTGGGAGTGGAAGATGTTCAGTACTCCACATATAATCTTCTGGAGCACAGTGCAGATACAAGAACCTGTATCAAAAGAACTGCCAGTCCTAATCTGGATATCATTCCTTCTCATATTGACCTGGTAGCAGCGGAAATTGAGCTCGTGGATAAGGAAAACCGTGAGTATATGCTGAAAAAAGCATTGGCAGAAGTGAGGAATGATTATGATTATATCATTATAGACTGTGCACCGAGTTTAGGACTTATTACAGTGAATGCACTTACTGCGGCAGACTCAGTAATTATCCCGATTCAGTGTGAATATTTTGCATTGGAAGGACTTGGTAAGCTTTTGAATACCATTAAAAACGTACAGAAAATCCACAATAAAGATCTTGGTATAGAAGGTCTGCTTCTTACGATGTATGATAGCAGATTAAGATTATCCAACCAGGTGGTGGAAGAAGTGAATTCTCACTTCCCTGACATGGTTTTTGAAACCATCATCAGCAGAAACGTAAGGTTGAGCGAAGCGCCTAGCTTCGGGGAAAGTATCCTGAATTATGATGCGGAAAGCAAAGGAGCAATTCAGTATATTCAGCTCGCTGAAGAGGTTTTATTGAAAAACGAAAATTTAGTAAAAAATTAA
- a CDS encoding energy transducer TonB codes for MKHLNQNQEFRFNEVLFEHRNKEYGAYVLRNESDKILTKALFVGVSLLAAISITPFVISAFRSEPSVHVPKDGPPVVIKLKKVDPIERPPVEIIKPVQPVTPPHTKQFDTSVPTPIKDAIEPIKQTKPQDAAPGLTDDSKGDPVKPDRYLPPAPVIVSGPVTTVPTTPTVDKNKIVSGGDLAVEAAYEGGINSFRNKVMNNFDGSAFEGTDGVMKTTITFVVEIDGSISGIKANGGSAEFNNEAIRTIKNIKGKWKPGLNKQGDAVRSYFKFPITMNFE; via the coding sequence ATCAAAACCAGGAATTTCGTTTCAACGAAGTTCTTTTTGAGCACCGCAACAAAGAATATGGTGCTTATGTATTAAGAAATGAATCAGATAAAATACTGACGAAAGCCCTTTTTGTAGGGGTTAGTTTATTGGCCGCTATTTCTATAACGCCGTTTGTGATTTCGGCATTTAGAAGCGAGCCATCTGTACATGTGCCTAAGGACGGTCCTCCGGTAGTGATCAAACTGAAGAAAGTTGATCCAATAGAGAGGCCACCCGTTGAAATTATAAAACCGGTTCAGCCCGTTACACCTCCACATACAAAGCAGTTTGATACTTCTGTTCCAACACCAATCAAGGATGCAATAGAACCGATTAAACAAACTAAGCCTCAGGATGCAGCTCCGGGTTTAACAGATGACTCTAAAGGAGATCCTGTAAAACCTGACAGGTATCTTCCGCCGGCTCCGGTAATAGTAAGCGGCCCGGTAACTACGGTTCCAACAACACCGACCGTTGATAAAAATAAAATTGTGAGTGGGGGAGATTTGGCTGTAGAAGCTGCTTATGAAGGAGGAATTAACTCTTTCAGAAATAAAGTAATGAATAATTTTGATGGTTCGGCTTTTGAGGGTACAGATGGAGTGATGAAAACTACAATTACTTTCGTAGTTGAAATTGACGGGTCTATTTCTGGAATAAAAGCAAACGGAGGAAGTGCGGAGTTTAATAATGAAGCAATCAGAACGATCAAGAATATTAAAGGGAAATGGAAACCAGGCCTAAATAAGCAAGGTGATGCTGTAAGAAGTTATTTCAAATTTCCGATCACCATGAACTTTGAATAA